The Spirosoma radiotolerans genome has a window encoding:
- a CDS encoding helix-turn-helix domain-containing protein: MKKEENHPYKIESLTDAHRAFGLPKPRHPLVSLINGAHVQADMTGLPQYHVLGFYKLSYKPKLNGKLKYGQSYYDFDEGGLLFASPGQLIGSNDNDASVCSEYTLLIHPDFLLGYPLAKTIKQYGFFSYSTNETLHLSEDEKETIFEIFKMIEKELSSRIDDFSQDVVISQLDLLLNYANRFYKRQFLTRKAVNNDLLQRLEDLLDNYFNDELSLNQGLPTVGYLAEHVNLSPSYLSDMLRSLIGQNAQHYIHDKLIEKAKEKLSTTTLSVSEVAYVLGFEHSQSFSKLFKTKTNLSPLAFRRSFN; the protein is encoded by the coding sequence ATGAAAAAAGAAGAAAATCACCCGTACAAAATTGAATCGCTAACCGATGCGCATCGGGCCTTTGGTTTGCCTAAGCCTCGACATCCGTTGGTTAGTCTGATCAACGGTGCACACGTACAGGCTGACATGACCGGACTTCCCCAATATCATGTGCTGGGCTTTTATAAACTATCGTACAAACCAAAACTGAACGGCAAATTAAAGTACGGCCAGAGTTACTATGATTTTGATGAAGGTGGTTTGTTATTCGCTTCGCCAGGCCAGCTTATTGGCAGCAATGACAACGATGCTAGCGTGTGCTCCGAGTATACGTTGCTCATTCATCCAGATTTTCTTTTAGGATATCCCCTGGCCAAAACCATTAAACAGTATGGCTTTTTCTCGTATTCAACCAACGAAACGTTGCATCTTTCGGAAGATGAAAAAGAAACAATTTTTGAGATTTTTAAAATGATCGAAAAGGAATTGTCCAGCCGGATTGATGATTTCAGTCAGGACGTTGTTATTTCACAACTTGATTTGTTGCTCAATTACGCGAACCGGTTTTACAAACGTCAGTTTCTTACCCGCAAAGCCGTTAACAATGACCTGTTACAACGGTTGGAAGACCTGTTAGACAATTATTTTAACGATGAACTGTCCTTAAACCAGGGTTTACCGACCGTCGGCTATCTGGCCGAACACGTGAATCTGTCGCCAAGTTATTTAAGTGATATGTTGCGGTCCCTGATCGGACAAAATGCACAACACTATATACATGACAAACTGATTGAAAAAGCAAAAGAAAAATTGTCCACCACCACGTTATCGGTCAGTGAAGTGGCTTACGTGTTGGGATTTGAACATTCTCAATCGTTTAGTAAACTCTTTAAAACAAAAACGAATCTTTCGCCATTAGCCTTCAGACGATCGTTCAATTAA
- a CDS encoding SDR family NAD(P)-dependent oxidoreductase, giving the protein MVHQNEKASSQPASTPVTSTKIWFITGASRGFGRVWADAALKRGDKVAATARKLESIADLKEKYGENVLLLELDVTRPEQVKAALEQAHAHFGRLDIVFNNAGYSLVGTIEEASADDIRALYETNIIGPVSVIQAALPLLRKQGGGHILGTSSNLGHVTLPVIGYYCSSKWAFEAIHESLAAEVKPFGINVTIIEPGAYATEFGSQESLKFAQGLDIYTNFKAQFVDGLKTMERGDPEATPEALFTIVDAENPPLRFFLGSHCLPWVRAAYAERLATWEAWEDVSNSAQGQAM; this is encoded by the coding sequence ATGGTACATCAGAATGAAAAGGCAAGCAGTCAACCGGCGTCAACGCCTGTAACGTCAACTAAAATTTGGTTCATCACGGGCGCTTCCCGCGGTTTTGGCCGCGTTTGGGCCGATGCCGCGCTTAAGCGGGGTGACAAAGTAGCGGCTACCGCCCGCAAGCTGGAAAGTATTGCCGACCTAAAAGAAAAATACGGCGAAAACGTACTCCTGCTGGAGCTGGACGTTACCCGGCCCGAGCAAGTAAAAGCCGCCCTGGAGCAAGCACACGCTCATTTCGGCCGACTGGATATTGTCTTTAATAATGCCGGTTATTCATTGGTTGGCACCATTGAGGAAGCCAGCGCGGATGATATTCGTGCTCTTTACGAAACGAATATTATTGGTCCCGTTTCTGTTATTCAGGCAGCTTTGCCGTTATTGAGAAAGCAGGGTGGCGGTCATATCCTCGGTACATCCAGCAATCTTGGTCATGTAACCTTACCCGTGATCGGCTACTATTGTTCGTCAAAATGGGCATTTGAAGCCATCCACGAAAGCCTGGCCGCGGAGGTTAAACCCTTTGGCATCAACGTGACCATTATTGAACCAGGGGCCTATGCTACCGAGTTTGGAAGTCAGGAATCCCTGAAGTTTGCACAAGGCCTCGATATTTACACCAATTTTAAGGCGCAGTTTGTCGATGGTTTAAAAACGATGGAAAGAGGTGATCCGGAAGCAACGCCTGAGGCACTCTTTACAATTGTGGATGCAGAAAATCCACCACTTCGGTTCTTTTTAGGCAGCCATTGTCTACCTTGGGTGCGCGCAGCCTATGCTGAACGCCTGGCAACCTGGGAAGCCTGGGAAGATGTATCCAACTCCGCTCAAGGTCAAGCTATGTAA
- a CDS encoding FAD-dependent oxidoreductase, whose amino-acid sequence MHNSIRLLFLSFFLTNQSIAQPAPVTVDICVYGGSSAGVMAAYTAKKMGKSVILIEPGRHLGGLTTGGLGYTDIGNKYAISGIARDYYRQIGKHYGKFEQWIFEPHVAEDLFKSYVKRANVNVLYAYRLRSVKKQGTSIQSITLEPSSAGNATRTVNAKVFLDCTYEGDLMAKAGVSYTVGREDNKTYGETYNGFQLLDKHQFADGVDPYKVPGKPESGLLWGISTASALPVGTGNKDVQAYNFRICLSSDPANSIPITRPEGYDSTRYELLLRAIEKNPKLAFNTILKPDRMPNQKTDINNNGPFSTDMIGMNYDFPEASYERRAAIQREHELYNKGLLYFIGHDPRMRKDIQTEMLKFGYPKDEYTDSGNWSTQMYVREARRMVGAHVMTQANCQGREVVPDGVGMAAYTMDSHNCQRLVVEKNGVKMVKNEGDVQVGGFPPYPISYRCLTPKATECTNLMMPVCLSASHIAYGSIRMEPVFMVLAQSSAVAASMAIDGKTSVQTIDVKKLQNLLKTNPLADGRAPEILVDNDDPTQVTRTGEWTRDNNPKGAYGPSYFTASGSGSEVKSVRFSPSITKAGNYQVYIYIPKLTGASHTLNLAVSDGSQTKAVPVRESDIRVEGQTSGEWVSLGSYALSPGKKCFVDVSTKDADGVVVADAVLFVPGSK is encoded by the coding sequence ATGCATAACTCCATTCGTTTACTGTTTCTAAGCTTTTTTCTAACGAATCAATCAATCGCTCAGCCTGCCCCCGTCACGGTCGATATATGCGTGTATGGTGGTTCGTCGGCGGGGGTGATGGCGGCTTATACCGCTAAAAAGATGGGTAAGTCCGTTATCCTGATCGAGCCGGGGCGCCACCTCGGCGGACTCACGACGGGCGGACTGGGGTATACCGACATCGGCAACAAATACGCCATCTCTGGTATCGCCCGCGATTACTACCGCCAGATTGGCAAGCATTACGGGAAGTTTGAACAGTGGATTTTTGAGCCCCACGTAGCGGAAGACCTCTTTAAGTCGTATGTCAAACGGGCCAATGTCAATGTTCTCTATGCCTACCGGCTCCGGTCGGTGAAGAAGCAGGGCACGTCTATTCAGAGCATCACGCTGGAGCCATCGTCGGCTGGAAATGCCACTCGGACGGTTAATGCCAAGGTCTTTTTGGATTGCACCTACGAAGGTGATCTGATGGCTAAAGCAGGTGTCAGCTATACCGTTGGCCGTGAAGACAACAAGACCTACGGCGAAACGTATAACGGCTTTCAACTACTGGACAAACATCAGTTTGCCGATGGCGTTGACCCGTACAAAGTGCCCGGCAAGCCCGAAAGCGGTCTTTTGTGGGGCATCAGCACGGCGAGTGCGCTGCCTGTCGGTACGGGAAATAAAGACGTGCAGGCTTATAACTTTCGGATTTGCCTGAGCAGCGACCCGGCCAACAGTATACCCATCACTCGCCCCGAAGGCTATGACTCAACCCGGTATGAACTGCTGTTGCGGGCCATCGAAAAGAATCCCAAGCTGGCGTTCAACACCATTCTCAAACCCGACCGGATGCCAAACCAGAAAACAGATATCAACAACAACGGCCCGTTTTCGACCGATATGATTGGCATGAACTACGACTTCCCCGAAGCCAGTTACGAGCGTCGGGCTGCTATTCAGCGCGAGCACGAACTGTACAACAAAGGGTTGCTCTACTTCATCGGGCATGACCCGCGGATGCGCAAAGACATACAGACCGAGATGCTCAAGTTCGGTTATCCGAAAGACGAATACACCGATTCGGGCAACTGGTCGACACAAATGTATGTTCGGGAGGCCCGGCGCATGGTGGGTGCTCATGTGATGACGCAGGCAAACTGCCAGGGTCGCGAAGTGGTGCCGGATGGCGTAGGCATGGCCGCGTATACCATGGATTCACACAATTGCCAGCGGCTGGTGGTCGAGAAGAATGGCGTAAAAATGGTCAAGAATGAAGGCGACGTACAGGTTGGCGGTTTCCCGCCGTACCCGATTTCGTACCGCTGCCTGACTCCTAAAGCGACTGAGTGTACCAACCTGATGATGCCCGTTTGCCTGTCGGCGAGCCACATCGCCTACGGGTCTATCCGTATGGAGCCGGTCTTTATGGTACTGGCACAGTCGTCGGCGGTGGCTGCCAGTATGGCCATCGACGGGAAAACATCGGTACAGACCATTGATGTAAAAAAACTACAGAACCTACTGAAGACCAATCCACTGGCTGATGGCCGCGCCCCCGAAATTCTGGTCGATAACGATGATCCTACGCAGGTAACTCGCACGGGTGAGTGGACACGGGATAATAACCCGAAAGGAGCGTATGGACCCAGTTATTTCACTGCATCAGGTTCGGGTTCGGAGGTGAAGAGCGTACGGTTCAGTCCATCCATTACCAAAGCGGGTAATTACCAGGTGTACATCTACATCCCGAAACTTACAGGGGCGTCTCACACGCTGAATTTGGCTGTATCGGATGGAAGTCAGACCAAAGCCGTTCCCGTTCGGGAGTCCGATATTCGGGTGGAAGGGCAGACTTCCGGCGAATGGGTGTCCTTGGGATCGTATGCTTTGTCTCCGGGAAAAAAATGCTTTGTGGACGTATCGACAAAAGACGCCGATGGGGTTGTGGTAGCCGATGCCGTTTTGTTCGTACCCGGGTCCAAGTAG
- a CDS encoding RagB/SusD family nutrient uptake outer membrane protein translates to MKKNIVLLCLIGVLTSCDVLDQKPESSFTPTNFYKNADDAKAAVSAVYDPLNNANLYGQVMWILQDQATDDAEWGNGRSTANQPKNDLDKYTFTPATNTFQSIWSTVYSAINRANAVIARVPGIPMDGDLKARYIAEAKFMRGFYYFTLVRLFGGVPIITVETTSLNDLSVARASADDVYKLVIQDFTEAEAVLPTTYSTADKGRATKGAAKAFLAKVYLTRQDWPKASAKAKEVIDLATYDLWANFADAFLIANKNGKEAVFEMQALSGGFNEGSLMQGYMRPNFDRVNGVAGFGDDPATENLYRAYRADDKRRNVTLKLYSATSTPAAPASVLFPCYVNKYLDPTATGNGDGGNNYPIIRYPDVLLMYAEALNEQSANSADAYTTINRVRNRAGLPNLTANLSQAQFRDSLLLERRLELAFEGHRWYDLVRTKRLVSALKAQNPTIPVDDHHYLFPIPQTERDVNPKLDQNPGY, encoded by the coding sequence ATGAAAAAAAATATAGTTCTTCTTTGCCTGATTGGGGTGCTGACATCCTGCGATGTGCTGGATCAGAAACCCGAATCCAGTTTCACCCCGACTAACTTTTACAAAAATGCCGACGATGCCAAAGCTGCCGTCAGCGCGGTTTATGATCCGCTAAATAACGCCAACCTATATGGGCAGGTCATGTGGATTTTGCAGGACCAGGCGACCGACGACGCCGAATGGGGGAACGGCCGCTCGACCGCTAACCAGCCTAAAAATGACCTCGACAAGTACACGTTTACCCCCGCCACCAACACTTTTCAGTCCATCTGGTCGACGGTCTATTCGGCCATCAACCGGGCCAATGCGGTTATTGCCCGGGTGCCCGGTATCCCAATGGATGGCGACCTGAAAGCCCGGTACATTGCCGAAGCGAAATTTATGCGTGGATTTTATTACTTCACCCTCGTCCGCCTGTTTGGTGGTGTGCCGATCATCACCGTTGAAACCACATCGTTGAATGACCTTTCTGTGGCGAGGGCATCGGCCGATGATGTGTATAAACTCGTTATTCAGGATTTTACCGAAGCCGAAGCCGTACTGCCAACAACATACTCGACCGCCGACAAAGGTCGGGCGACGAAAGGTGCTGCAAAAGCGTTTCTGGCAAAGGTGTATCTGACTCGACAGGACTGGCCGAAGGCATCGGCGAAAGCGAAAGAAGTTATTGACCTGGCCACGTATGATTTATGGGCCAACTTCGCTGATGCGTTTCTGATTGCCAACAAGAACGGGAAAGAAGCCGTCTTTGAGATGCAGGCCCTGAGTGGCGGGTTTAATGAGGGAAGCCTGATGCAGGGCTACATGCGGCCGAACTTCGACCGAGTCAATGGCGTGGCCGGGTTTGGAGATGATCCCGCTACCGAAAACCTGTACAGAGCCTACCGCGCCGACGACAAACGCCGGAACGTCACGCTGAAACTCTATAGCGCCACCAGTACCCCAGCTGCCCCGGCCAGCGTGTTGTTCCCCTGCTACGTGAACAAATACCTGGACCCAACGGCTACGGGCAACGGCGATGGCGGCAATAACTACCCCATTATACGCTATCCCGATGTGCTGCTGATGTACGCCGAAGCCCTCAACGAGCAATCAGCCAACAGTGCTGATGCTTACACAACCATCAATCGGGTTCGTAACCGGGCGGGGTTACCGAACCTGACCGCTAACCTGAGTCAGGCGCAGTTTCGGGATAGCCTGCTGCTGGAGCGTCGGCTGGAACTGGCGTTCGAGGGACATCGCTGGTATGATCTGGTTCGGACTAAACGGCTTGTTAGCGCCTTAAAAGCGCAGAACCCAACCATACCCGTCGATGACCACCATTACCTCTTCCCAATTCCCCAGACCGAACGCGATGTAAACCCTAAACTGGACCAGAATCCGGGGTATTAA
- a CDS encoding SusC/RagA family TonB-linked outer membrane protein, producing the protein MKKSLPLLLTTSWLISVGYGHTVAQTLAFARPTQQTDTRQPGKGTAGVGVGQPLRQTLLQLKEHYGVDILFEESVISRHLSPLEPLNLNARLETNLEVLLKPYGLRFKKLRSGAYLILPPKNSSRTSISSPPPIPLTTAGTGPLSLAGLANLATVQPMETTPTDVRIIGRVTGEAGEELPGVSVVVKGSSRGTTTDAQGRYQLSIPTDASGVTLVFSFVGYISQERAVRNQTIMDVQLVPDTKSLNEVVVVGYGQVKKSDLTGAVATVPVEEIRKVAVTSLDQALQGRAAGVQITQNSGAPGGTTSIRIRGGNSIQGDNEPLYVVDGIPFKNDGAGSGSSFNVLSTLNPSDIESISVLKDASSTAIYGSRGSNGVVIITTKRGKAGKSTINLDTYYGIQTVRRKYPVLNGREYAQFVNDANTNEGRPAVYTPEQVNAYGEGTDWQNEIFRQAPMANYQLSMSGGDEKTQYAIAGGYFKQGGIIVNSDFDRYSFRINLDRKLTNKLKIGNSLTVNRTITNQARSDGDLGSAGLVTIAALQFPPILPVTNADGSYLLTSPALAFTADNPVALARENKNQNTAYRIFGNVFGDYQIIDGLSLRVLMGIDGVLQKQDSYLPRSVSSGLAQGGAASIYNSQSITWLNENLLTYTRTFNTVHNITALLGYTQQANRTETSQAQARNFVNDNLGSSNLGSGSVPLTPSSGIGTWGLQSYLARINYGYKDKYLLTASFRSDGSSRFGTNKQYGYFPSAAIAWRISEEAFLKNNQVINDLKFRLTYGATGNQDGVGNYPAYSLLGTQNYVFGNTVSTGLGPNQIANPDLSWETTTQADMGVDVGFLNNRITLTADLYLKRTKDLLLNVTVPSTSGFSSAFKNLGKVENKGLELSISSRNIDGAFKWSTDLNFALNRNKVLDIGGTPQIFAGSVANIGQGLNSGIIRVGEPLGSFFGYVTNGLYQTTDELAALADPQARKPGDRKYLDLNGDKKIDDNDRTIIGRAQPKFLGGLSNTFSYKGVELTAFLQGVYGNNILNANRYELEYLNATTNQDRDVLNRWTPTNTNTDIPRASTTRPANRVSTRQIEDGSYLRLKTIQLAYNLPGSVLKTLKIQSLRVYATAQNYLTWTSYSGYDPEVNRFGQDSRSQGFDYASYPAAKTILFGLNVGF; encoded by the coding sequence ATGAAAAAATCGCTACCCTTATTGCTCACAACCAGCTGGTTGATTAGCGTGGGTTATGGCCATACTGTAGCCCAAACGCTGGCCTTTGCCCGTCCGACACAGCAAACCGATACCAGACAACCCGGCAAAGGAACGGCCGGTGTGGGCGTTGGTCAGCCGCTCAGGCAAACGCTCCTGCAATTGAAAGAACACTATGGTGTCGATATCCTGTTTGAAGAGTCGGTTATTTCGCGGCACCTGAGCCCGCTCGAACCCCTCAATCTGAATGCCCGGCTGGAAACAAACCTCGAGGTACTCCTGAAACCGTATGGACTTCGATTCAAGAAACTGCGCTCGGGGGCCTATTTAATTTTACCGCCCAAAAATAGCAGCCGTACGAGTATCAGTTCGCCCCCGCCAATACCCCTGACGACTGCCGGGACAGGCCCCCTCTCGCTGGCGGGCCTGGCGAATCTGGCAACGGTCCAGCCCATGGAAACAACACCCACCGATGTTCGGATAATCGGGCGGGTAACGGGCGAAGCGGGGGAGGAGTTGCCCGGTGTGAGTGTCGTGGTGAAAGGATCGTCGCGCGGCACAACGACGGATGCACAGGGCCGTTATCAGTTGAGTATCCCGACCGATGCATCGGGCGTTACGCTGGTGTTCAGCTTTGTCGGGTATATTAGTCAGGAGCGTGCCGTGCGCAACCAAACAATTATGGATGTTCAGTTAGTACCCGACACCAAGTCGCTGAACGAAGTGGTGGTTGTAGGTTATGGTCAAGTGAAGAAAAGTGACCTGACGGGTGCCGTAGCCACCGTGCCCGTCGAGGAGATTCGCAAGGTAGCCGTCACCTCCCTCGATCAGGCGTTGCAGGGCCGGGCGGCCGGCGTACAGATTACCCAGAACTCGGGCGCACCGGGTGGCACCACAAGCATCCGGATTCGGGGAGGCAATTCCATCCAGGGCGATAATGAGCCATTGTACGTTGTTGACGGCATCCCATTTAAAAATGATGGGGCGGGCAGCGGCTCAAGTTTTAACGTGTTGAGCACTCTCAATCCCAGCGACATCGAGTCGATTTCGGTCCTGAAGGATGCTTCGTCGACGGCCATTTATGGGTCGCGGGGATCGAATGGCGTGGTGATCATTACGACCAAACGCGGAAAAGCGGGCAAATCGACCATCAATCTGGATACCTATTACGGCATTCAGACGGTGCGCCGGAAATACCCCGTACTGAACGGACGGGAATATGCCCAGTTTGTGAACGATGCCAATACCAATGAAGGGCGTCCGGCGGTATATACCCCAGAGCAGGTCAACGCCTATGGCGAAGGCACCGACTGGCAGAATGAGATCTTCCGGCAGGCTCCCATGGCCAACTACCAGCTTTCGATGAGTGGTGGCGACGAGAAAACGCAGTACGCCATTGCCGGAGGCTACTTCAAACAGGGTGGTATCATCGTCAATTCTGATTTTGACCGGTATTCCTTCCGAATCAATCTGGACCGCAAGCTGACCAACAAGCTGAAAATCGGCAATAGCCTGACGGTCAACCGGACGATCACCAATCAGGCACGTTCAGATGGGGATTTAGGGAGCGCGGGCCTGGTGACCATTGCCGCGCTACAATTTCCGCCCATTCTGCCGGTGACCAATGCCGATGGCTCCTACTTACTGACCAGCCCGGCCCTGGCCTTCACCGCCGATAACCCGGTGGCCCTGGCCCGTGAAAATAAGAACCAGAATACGGCCTACCGCATCTTTGGCAATGTCTTCGGCGACTACCAGATTATCGACGGGCTCAGCCTGCGGGTGTTGATGGGCATCGATGGTGTTTTACAGAAGCAGGATTCATACCTGCCCCGCTCCGTTTCCAGCGGACTGGCCCAGGGCGGAGCCGCTTCTATTTATAATAGCCAATCCATAACCTGGCTGAACGAAAACCTGCTGACGTACACGCGTACGTTCAATACGGTGCATAACATAACGGCTTTGCTTGGGTACACCCAGCAGGCCAACCGTACCGAAACCAGTCAGGCACAGGCCCGTAACTTCGTAAACGACAACCTGGGGTCGAGCAACCTGGGGTCCGGGTCGGTGCCCCTGACGCCCTCGTCGGGCATAGGTACCTGGGGCTTGCAATCCTATCTGGCCCGGATCAATTATGGCTACAAAGACAAGTACCTGCTGACGGCCTCCTTCCGAAGTGATGGCTCCTCGCGCTTCGGGACCAATAAGCAGTACGGCTATTTCCCCTCGGCCGCTATCGCCTGGCGGATTTCGGAAGAAGCCTTCCTGAAAAATAACCAGGTGATCAATGACCTCAAATTCCGGTTGACGTATGGCGCAACGGGTAATCAGGATGGCGTGGGCAACTACCCGGCGTACTCGCTGCTGGGTACGCAGAACTATGTCTTCGGCAACACGGTGTCGACGGGACTAGGGCCCAACCAGATCGCCAACCCGGATCTGTCGTGGGAAACGACCACTCAGGCTGATATGGGTGTAGATGTCGGTTTCCTGAATAACCGCATCACCCTGACAGCCGACCTGTACCTGAAACGAACAAAGGATTTGCTGCTGAACGTAACCGTGCCCAGCACATCCGGCTTTTCCAGCGCCTTCAAAAACCTTGGTAAAGTAGAGAACAAAGGGCTTGAACTCAGTATTTCCTCGCGAAACATAGACGGGGCTTTCAAGTGGAGCACCGACCTGAATTTTGCCCTCAACCGAAACAAGGTACTCGATATTGGCGGCACCCCGCAGATATTTGCCGGTAGCGTTGCCAACATTGGGCAGGGGCTGAACTCGGGCATCATCCGGGTTGGTGAGCCGCTGGGGTCATTCTTTGGGTACGTCACCAACGGCCTCTATCAGACCACTGATGAACTAGCCGCTTTAGCCGACCCGCAGGCCCGCAAACCCGGTGACCGGAAGTACCTGGACCTCAATGGGGATAAGAAAATCGACGATAACGACCGGACCATCATTGGTCGGGCGCAACCCAAATTTCTGGGAGGACTAAGCAACACCTTCTCCTATAAGGGTGTTGAACTGACCGCTTTCCTGCAGGGTGTGTACGGGAATAACATCCTGAACGCCAATCGGTATGAGCTGGAATACCTCAACGCAACGACCAACCAGGACCGTGACGTGTTAAACCGCTGGACGCCCACCAATACCAATACGGACATCCCGCGCGCGTCAACGACTCGTCCGGCCAACCGGGTATCGACCCGTCAAATCGAAGACGGTTCGTACCTGCGGCTGAAGACGATTCAGCTGGCCTATAACCTGCCTGGATCCGTACTCAAAACCCTGAAGATCCAGTCACTTCGTGTGTACGCGACGGCCCAGAACTACCTGACCTGGACGAGTTATTCGGGCTATGATCCGGAGGTAAACCGGTTCGGGCAGGATAGCCGGAGCCAGGGCTTCGATTATGCCAGCTACCCAGCAGCCAAAACCATCCTGTTCGGTCTAAACGTAGGATTTTGA
- a CDS encoding FecR family protein, giving the protein MKPTKELLFTYFAGQATSVQQKVIGEWLTDAGSRETYFQWLDEWERSFPQYVPDVARHLDEFRQRLDTPLHEQVPLVRQLPAEPRPFLTSGGWLVAASVALLLLAGGWLFREPLLYKTVTTGARQLRSLRLPDGSTVALNSNSSFRMPRLGYGWLSRRVTLTGDAVFDIKHLTNNQPFVVQTADGLAVEVLGTEFSVRSRSARAEVVLKRGKVNLQYTPANQPTQNVLMKPGDRVTLDGKGALRLQARADTTQFAHWRYRLFSFNDTSLREVASQIQSVFGVTVQLSDPALARRTLTGTIRAGSSDELADALAELLNLRVSHRDQYIMLSTPSETQINQ; this is encoded by the coding sequence ATGAAACCTACCAAAGAACTGTTGTTTACCTACTTTGCCGGACAGGCCACGTCTGTTCAGCAAAAAGTGATTGGTGAATGGCTGACCGATGCCGGGAGCCGGGAAACGTATTTTCAGTGGCTCGATGAATGGGAACGCAGTTTTCCCCAATATGTGCCCGATGTAGCCCGCCATCTCGACGAGTTTCGTCAACGACTCGATACACCCCTGCATGAACAGGTACCTCTGGTTCGGCAACTGCCCGCCGAACCCCGCCCATTCCTGACTAGCGGAGGCTGGCTAGTGGCCGCTTCGGTGGCCCTGTTACTCCTGGCCGGTGGCTGGCTGTTCCGGGAGCCACTGTTGTACAAAACCGTCACGACGGGCGCTCGTCAGCTTCGTTCGCTGAGGTTGCCCGATGGCTCAACGGTTGCCCTCAACAGTAACTCGTCTTTCCGGATGCCGCGGCTTGGTTACGGCTGGCTTTCCCGACGGGTAACGCTAACGGGCGATGCTGTTTTTGACATCAAACACCTCACCAACAACCAACCCTTTGTGGTGCAGACCGCCGATGGCTTAGCGGTGGAAGTCCTCGGGACCGAGTTCTCGGTGCGCAGCCGGTCGGCACGGGCCGAGGTGGTTCTGAAACGGGGAAAGGTCAACCTGCAGTATACCCCGGCCAACCAACCCACCCAAAATGTACTCATGAAGCCCGGCGACCGGGTGACGCTCGATGGTAAAGGCGCGTTGCGCTTGCAGGCCCGAGCCGATACCACCCAATTTGCCCACTGGCGATATCGCCTGTTCAGCTTCAACGACACATCGCTGCGGGAGGTGGCCTCTCAAATCCAGTCTGTGTTTGGCGTAACGGTTCAGCTCTCCGACCCGGCACTGGCCCGGCGAACGCTGACGGGTACCATCCGGGCCGGATCATCCGATGAACTCGCCGACGCGCTGGCTGAGCTGCTCAATCTCCGGGTTAGCCACCGTGATCAATACATTATGTTGTCAACTCCTTCCGAAACCCAGATTAATCAATGA
- a CDS encoding RNA polymerase sigma-70 factor translates to MATNSFLFRRSTNSIPLGPSPVLRSDAEALPSASVDGELFIRNAFATDPKLGCELLFRQYFAPLCSHAIRFMYDRQAAEDVVADLFYTFYQKELYKQIRGSYRAYLYQAVRNRAYNSLRWELSRQESLPDDLDRADLDATQPDRLLQQDELYRALEQAVQQLSPQRQRVFLLSRFEGKSYKEIAAEMNLSPKTVENHLLRSISTVRQFLRQQKLISWTLLVLVTFS, encoded by the coding sequence ATGGCCACCAACTCGTTTCTTTTTCGGCGCTCCACCAATTCCATACCCCTCGGGCCATCACCTGTGTTGCGGAGCGATGCCGAAGCCTTGCCTTCGGCATCGGTTGATGGCGAGTTGTTCATTCGCAATGCGTTTGCTACCGACCCAAAACTTGGGTGCGAACTCCTGTTCAGGCAGTATTTCGCCCCGTTATGCAGCCATGCCATTCGCTTTATGTATGACCGGCAGGCGGCCGAAGACGTTGTAGCGGACTTGTTCTACACCTTCTATCAGAAGGAGTTATACAAGCAAATCCGGGGGTCATACCGGGCTTACCTCTATCAGGCCGTCCGGAACAGGGCCTACAATAGCCTGCGCTGGGAATTAAGTCGGCAGGAATCCTTGCCGGATGATCTGGATCGGGCCGACCTCGATGCGACCCAACCCGACCGGCTTCTCCAGCAGGATGAGCTCTACCGGGCGCTGGAGCAGGCTGTTCAGCAATTATCGCCCCAGCGGCAACGGGTATTTCTGTTGAGCCGATTTGAAGGAAAGTCCTACAAAGAGATTGCCGCTGAGATGAACCTGTCGCCCAAAACCGTCGAAAATCACCTGCTGCGGTCTATTTCTACCGTTCGCCAATTTCTTCGGCAACAAAAGCTGATTAGCTGGACGCTGCTTGTACTGGTCACTTTTTCCTGA